TCTGTGATGTGATTGGCCGTCTGACTGGAGGGTGGTACTGGTTAGAAAGATGCACTATGACAGGGACTACACTTTTGTAATCCACTTTAGGGAAGGAGATAATTAAATGAAGATTGTTTTCTTTTTACAAACTTTGGAATTACTTGTCAGTCCAAACTCCATTCTAGTCATCAATATGGGTGGTAAATCACCAGCCATACTCACAATTTAACCCCTTCCCGGTCACACAATTGATGAATCCACTTCGTAGTCCTCACAATCAATCACTTTGTGAAAGTAATACGGGCTCAAAGGTTTCTAGGGGAGCAAAGAGGAGATGACGTGATTATTCAAAGGACTTGTTAAAAGCCTGGAATGCTTGCTCTGCGGAATGAAGTGGGATAAGGGGTGCAGATTTCAGTGGGAAACCATTTAGGAAACATTGATTACAATATCTTGAGGTTAGGAGTGGCTCTGGGAAAGGCTACAGAAAAACTAAACAGGAAAATACTCACCTAAAAAAGGTTGAAAAGGGGGCTGGCTCAGGTGAATTTTTCAACATGAAGCAATTACAGAGCAGATGAGGAGGGGTAGGGCTGGTTATAGATGAAAAGAAGGGTTACCTTATGTAGACATAGGGGACATCTGATGTACTAAATAAGTATTTAAAATAGACCTTGACTGAAGGTGACACTATCAATGACACAGTAAAGAAGGAGGCTGTGGGAGAATAAAATGGCATAAAAATAGATTGAGAGAAGGAACTGGGGTAAAGAGAATGGCAAGTCAAAAAATGGCTGAGGGATACAATGTAGGTTACTGAGGAATTGAAGGGTGAAGATTGCAGAGGCTCTGATCACCATCTTCCTATCTTCCTCATCTATGAGGGAGATGTCAAAGGGTTGGAAAATCACTAAGATAACACTCCAGAGGAGAGAGATGAACGTGGAAACTATTgaccaatcactgtaacaccagCAGCTGAATATCTCAGACAATAGGAATAGGAAATGACAATTCAGAACCTTTGTATCTGTTTTACCATTTGATGAGATCCCAGGTGATCTGTACCTAAACTACTTCTTACTTAATACCTTTAACAATCCAAAACTCTATCgatataagattagattagattagattacttacagtgtgaaaacaggcccttcgtcccaacaagtccacaccgacccgccgaatgttaacccacccagacccattcccctacatttaccccttcatctaacactacgggcaatttagcatggccaattcacctaacctgcacatttttggactggggtaggaaaccggagcacccggaggaaacccacgcagacactgggagaatgtgcaaactccacacagagagtcgcctgaggcgggtattgaacccgggtctctggcactgtgaggcagcagaggaGATTTTGAATGTCTCTCCTGGATAGACAGACTCTGATTTGAAGGCCTTCTCCCCTTTCCTGGACTCCCTGACATGGAAAAGAAATCTGTTCCATCGACTTTATCAATAATTCCTTTAAGAATCCTAAAATACTCGATAAAATCACCATGAACTTACTCAGCCTCAGTGAAGATCAGTAAGCTTTCCTCATAATTAAACTTCTGAAATTGTGCAACATTTAGGTAAATCTGTGCTGAATTCCTTCCAACACCATTCTCGTTGTACCTTTCCGAAGAAGCAATGTCCAGAAGTGGACACAATTATACTCCAGACATGACCCTAACTATAGTTAAACTATTAAATAAACACATGGCACCAGTCTTCCCAAAGAAAGCAGATGATTTAGTGACACTAGTTATGGAGTCAAAAGTTATGGATAGGATAATGATAAATGGAAAGATGTATGAAAGACATTAGGTTTATTATTCATCTGGCCCAGATGGAATGTGTCAGAGATTATTGAAAGCTCATGTACAAATAGCAGAAACATGGGTCAACATCTCTCAGTCTTCATTAGATACAggtgagataaatggaaggggtcGAGTCACTCCTGTTCCAGCATCATTCATTGAGGCAAGGATAAATCCAGGAAAGTACAGGGCAAGCAGTCCAACAGCAGGGGAAATCATCATCAGGGACAAAATCAActttcatttggaaaggcatggattAATCGTACAAAACTATTATGGATTTATTCAAGGGACGTTATGCCTGAGTAACTTAATGTAGCAGGGAAAGTTGATCAAGTTTGTGTGCAGCACATGTTATATATGTGGACTTGTTAAAGCATTCAACAAACTCGCAGAAAGGAGGCTTGTTAAGAAGATGCAGGCAAATGGAGTTAGTGGATAAGAAATTAGTTTGTGACAATGCAAAGATGGGGGTGAATAAAGGTCTTTCTGGCTGGAAGGTGGGTTGTAATAGTGTTCTCAAAGTAGCCCCGAACTATGAGTCTATTCCACTTTGCAAGTCTTTTTATATGTTTGTGGCTGAGAAGCTACCTGTCTGTTAGTGTGTTGAAATAGCTGCAAAGGGTAAAACAGTGTGTAATTGACAGCTCTGTCTCTGAACAATTTTATCAATTACACAATTTGTTTTTTATACATAAACAGCTGTTTCATTTTTAGTAGTTTCTGCTATGATGCTTTTGAAAGATCAGAGTCCTTGTCATTTTGTCGAGCTGCAGTGAAGGGAATTTCTTACAAATCAGTGATTGACTGCTTTATAAAATAGATATAGATGTACAAATATAGAGATTGTAGCGAGTGAATGAGCCATTATATTGCCACAGATTCACATGATGATATAtaagatcagtgtgacagtggtgCATAGCTTAGAATTGGCAGCATGTGTGAAACCTTTTAACCTCATATTTCAAGTTCACAGTGAAACTCCAGTCCCTCATCAGGCACTAGCCCCACAGTCTCTGACACACACCATCCCAAAGACCCTGACATAAACACATTGTCTCCCACAGTCCCtagcgcgcgcgcgcgcgcgcgcacacacacatacacacacacacacacacatcctccgcCACAGTCCCAGATACACACTGTCTCCTACAGTCATCCACATATACTCAATCCCCAAAAGTTGCGATTGCTCTTACCCAACTGTCGGGTCTCCAACCCTTCACTGCTGTGTTCATACTGACAGGAATAGGTGGCTCTGTCCTCCAAGTTGATTACTGCCCATCTCCTGAATTGGTAAGTGCCATTGTGATGGGCAGAATGCCAGTAGAGTATGTATCCCCGATTGGTCTGTCATTTTTTAGAAGAATGACTTCAATGTCGCGAGGGTAAAATCCCGTCACGAGACAGGACAGTTGGGCTGAGTCAGTTGCTGATGCGGTATCCACAGTAAGGAACATCTGAGGAGCAACTGAGAAAGTGAAAGAGATCAGCGTCGCATAAGCGAGACACAGGGATTGATAAATATCCTTTCAAATTGGAGTTTAAACCAGATTCAAAGGAATCTTCAATACCCCTTTAACCTGGGGTTAGACCCTGACCCCAAGGAATCATAAACTCCCTATAATCTGGAGATTAGACCTTTCATCTAAAGATGAAATAATGAATATCAATCACTGCTCCCTAACAGGCTATCATCTCAATCTTAGCTCCCACCAAGTCCCACTTCTCAGACTCCATGACTCTCAACTgcctgttgtcactctcactcctGCTCCCCTACCTTATTTTTAATTCACCTCTACACACTCAGTTGTCCCTCAACCTCAGTCTCCCCTCATTCACTCATCTCATATCCTCACTTTCATTCCGATGTGGTGTTTAAGGAAGTGATagagtgataatgtcactggactagcaatTCGGAACACTAGACCAATTtgaacaataaatattggccaagccACCAATGCCCACatgccatgaatgaattaaaaaaaaaactccctctctctcagacattcTGACACTCAGTTCTCCACCCAGCcctcatccctcactctctctctctctctcaataatctccccaccccttccccctcactcactcactgggttttagctctctctttccctgcttcAAGTATGTTTTCAGCCACTCAATGCAGGTTCGCTCCAGGTAAGCCTTCCTCTGTAGATTCCTGGCTTTATCCTGGTCCCACTTGTTCTTGGTGATCAATCCCCAGGATACTGGGGTAACCCACACCATGTGCTCCTTGTCAAAGCTGATGTAGTTCTGGCCATCCCAGCCTTCCTGGTGAAATCCATTGCTTTTCCCGTCATCTTGGAGCTCACAACCGTGCATTATCTGGACCGTGTGGATCCCTGTCAATCAAGCACAGAGCCAATCAAAGATCATCACACAGAGAACCCACTTACCCTGACCTATCGGTTAGCAGAGAGGGCCACGTGGGAGGTTTTCACCTTCCCAGTTCCATCTATTCCCAAACACTCCAAATATTGAAAAGAAGGAAACAGACCAATCCTGTTCCATTCGGAACAATCCTGTTTAAAGGAAGGAGAATCCACACAGCGAGAGCCTCACATCAGTCACAGGCAAAATACTGAAACATATTATTATTAGGGACAAGGTAACAGGTTCATAATTTATTTACACAGAGTTAACATGCATTTATGACAGGGACATCATCTTTGACCAATCTACTTCAACTTCTCAAAGACATAATGAATATTGTAAATAAAAGGAGGAGCTAGTGAAGCTGGTGTATAATATGGGAATTTCAAATCAGTTTTGCTAAAGTGCCAGATATGAGATTTTTCTAAAAAATAGTGATTGATGGGATTCAGCACTAATGAATGGACCAAAAGCTGACAGTCAGTTTAAACTGGTCATATTGGTGAGCTGTAACTAGCAAGGGCCATGAGGGTCAGTACCCGAGACAAACCTGAGGATACAGATGCTGGTTTGGGACAgagaaaaagtgtgtgtgagagggcaaGAACATTGCAATGTGGAGAAGCATTAAATTAGTTGAAAAACAGGAAAAGCAGAATTTGTTTGaatggtgagggagagggaaatgTTTGCAATCAGAGGAATCTCAGTATTCCATATTTGTCGAATCACAGGATCGTTACAACATTGAAGGGTAACTAAGTCATGGAGATAGAAAGCAAGGAAACAGATCATGCCAACCAAATAActgaaattaatcttgtcccttttgccagcatttggcctatattcctctGAACCATTCGTTTTCATatgctcttaaatgttgcaattgtgccagcctctggctctggcaggtcattctatacacacaccactgtTATGAAACGGAAGTCTTGTATTGtacctgaaagagagagagagtgaatgctggtCTGAACCGAGAGCTTACAAGCAGCTGTGCATATGACGAGATGGCAGGCCCAGAGcgtgctggaaaattgaaaatatgtaacgttTGGCCGTGAAAGGGATATCTGACTTTGGTTGGTTAAATTCGAACTGTTATCAAAACAGCAATCACTTTAAATTATCACCCatgatactaaaacccaatcaattATGAGTTTCTTGTTTTGccaacatagaacatggaacatagaatagtacagcacagaacaggccctttggccgacaatgttgtgctgaggattattcctaatcgaaaataaaaataacctaacctatgaacccctcgattcactgttgtccatgtgcatgtccagcagatgcttaaatgtctctaatgactctgcttccacaaccAACGCTGGCAATGTATtcaatgcattcacaactctctgtgtaaagaatctatgtctgatgtctcctctatactttccttCTAACACCTTAAAGCTATGACTTCTCATGCCAGTGaatcctgtcctggggaaaaatctctggctaacaactctatccatgcctctcattgcTTTGTATACCTCGAGCGGATCACCTCTTTTCCTTCTTATTtctagagagaaaagtccaagcttagtcaacctctctttgtaagacaagccttccagtccaggcagtaaacttttgcaccctctccaaagcctctgcatctttcctataatagggcgacgagaactggacacaatattccaagtgtggtctcaccagggctttgTCGACAagggctcttaaactcaatctccctgttaatgaaagccaaaacaccatatgctttcttaacaaccctatccacttggatgACAACTGTGacggatctatgcacttgaacaccaagattccTCCCTTCCTCGACACTGCCATGAATCCTGTCTTCAATCCTATATTCAGcgttcaagttcgaccttccaaagtgcatcactttgtatttatccaatttgaactccatctgccatttctcagcccagctctgcatcctgtctatgtcgcactgcagccttcaatagcccttgatactatcaacagtacctccaacctttgtgtcatcagcaaatttaccaaggcatccctcaacctcctcatccaagtcatttataaaaactgcaaagagcagaggccaaagaacagagccctgtgggacacaactcaccactgacctccaggcagaaaactttccatctacaaccactctctgccttctgtcagccagccaattctgaatccagacagctaaatctctctgtatcccatacctcctgactttatgaatgaggctaccgtgggaaccttatcaaatgcattgctgaagtccacacacattacatccactgctcgaccttcgtcaacctgtgtcatcaacatcaaaccaTTGAGAAGATCTGATGTTGGGGGGCATTTAAAACAAGCCAAAAgaagccaaaccaatgtcttgtatagccaCAATAtgcatcccaactcctgtacttaaccTTCTGACCAGTAAAGTcaagcatgccaaaagccttcctcACAATCCTGTCTAcctccgactccactttcaagaaactacgAGCCTACACTccgaggtccctttgttcagcaacgctccctaggaccttactgttacagtgtacaagtcctgccttgATGTGCCCtatcaaaatgtagcacctcacatttgtctagattaaactccatcgaTCACGCCTCGACATTTGTAGCTGTGCTAGCTTGTACAACAGTGACTCAGCAGTGCCAACCTACCCACAGATTCAGAGATGAAATGGCAGGGGAATGAAACAGAAATGAGTAGGAATGGAGAGACATCAGGGGTTGGAGAGAATAGACAGACACAAGGAATGGGGGCAATAAAGCTACACAGAGGATGGAAGAGTACAGAAGCGTGGAGGATGGAAGTAATAAAGAGATGGGAGAATGGGTGATAACAGAGAAAACGGAGGTATCAGGTGTGGAAGTGGGTAATAGGTAGGCATATGGAGCCAGATGGAGGGTTGGTCTCACCTCCACTCTGGTTGGTGCGGTTTAAGGCTGTCTGAATATTGGTCAGCCCGATGTGCTCAGAGCTCCTCAGGATCTGAGTCTGCTGTTCCCAATACTCAGGGCCCTGACACTCTGCCATCCATCGTTGCCGAGGGATCACTTTGCGAAGATCACTGTCGTAGTAATCAATTGGGATATCATCGACATAACCAACAGCCAGAAACTCTGGCAAACCAGGAATTGGGGTCATTGCAGTGTAGAAATACCGGAGGgaatgagagcctgaaacagggagaggaggaggaggaggagagagaggaagatatCAGGACATGAACCTCAAAAACATTGCAGAGCTCCTTGCAAATAAACTCTAACAGAGAATTCCCTGTACATAAATCCCAGAGCTCCCTGTAAATAAACCCCAACACATAGCCCCCATAAGTAAATCCTAAAATACAGAGCCGCCTGTAAATAAAACTAGACACTGCACTAGTTCTTACAGTATTTATTAAAGTATGTTTTTGTTGTCCAAAACTCTGGAGAACTGCTTTCTGTTGTGGGCACTGCATCTTCATAAGGATAGATTGGTTGAAGTGTATATCTCAAACAGACAGATACTGAGTTTTGAACAAGTTGCAGAGACCTGGCTTgtattccagtgaaaacagtttCAACTCTACTGTTGTCAGAAtaatgaatggactctcaaacctGTAGCATTTGCCTGTATCCGTATTTTtgcttttgccactgtttacctattatttacttatctatgctgtttaactatgtgatctgcctgtattgctcgcaagacaaagtttttcactgtgcctcggtgcaATTAACAATACATGCAATTCAATTCATTTCAGCTACAGCATGATCTCATTGAGATGATGAGACTATTTAAAGGATTTAACTGCAGAGAGATCTTTTTGAAGTGACagtgttgcaaatgcatggcttAATTGTCAAACTGTAGCTGAGCGCTTTCCCCAGCCTGAGATTGAATGCACTCTCTGACACCATTACTCACTGAGGTTTAATGTCCCAGTTCCAAGCCTGACACTACAAACCTGCTTGAGCCCATTACCCACTGATTAAGGGTTAATGCCTCAATAGCCAGTAATATGCTCTCTGACTCCAGTACCAACCTGCATAGACCactccacacagagagaccaGCACTGAGAAACGGACCATTGCAGCTTCCTTTAACAGGTTGGAATAAATAATTTACGAGGAATCTTTTCCAAGGAACTGTGTTCCCTGTCGAGTTCAGACCGGGAGATTCCTGTGCTCTTGTCCACTTCAGATCGGGTGATTCCTGTGCTCTGTGAGCAGTCTCCTGTCTTATGTGATAATGTAACCTGAAAGGCACACAAGTAGTTTTAAGGGCTGCTCCACAGACCTGGTCTTCTGCAGATACAGGAAACCACAACACTATTAATTGCAACACAAGTTTACTCAGGCAAAATGTAAACAGCGTGAAGTTTGGTGGAGAGACAAATGGCTCAATAAGGTTAATTGCCTGGGAGGTGGCAGCAGCTAAGAGTACTGCTGATTGTCTGAGAATTTGGGCTGTGTGTCATTTTTTAAGCACAGACGGGTAGATTAGGACAGggatcatagatcatagaatcccgacagtgtggaaacaggcccttcggcccagcaagtccacccCGACCCATCCTCCTATTGCTGTACATTTACTCTTACTAAACCGACACATgcttgaacactatggacaattttagatggccaattcacctaacctgcacatcttttgactgtgggaggaaacctgaacacctggaggaaacccagattagcacgtggagaatgtgcaaactctgcacagtcacccaaggctggaattgaacccaagtccctggcgctgtaaaacaacagtgctaaccactgagccaccatgctaccgaATCTCCAAAAGATCCTAGAATATTTGCAGATCCTATTTTTCACACTGAGAACATGGGACTAGTgttgaaaggaagtgaaagggagagagaagctGCCATGATGGAGCCCAGATTGAAATTCCTATTCTCCACTTGATTCACTTTCAATTTAAAAAAGGTGGGAATGACTATCCATTCACAAGGGACTGGCCTGAGGATAGGTTATGGAGGGGCTAAGTTGGGCTTTAGGATCTTCCTGCAGCTGAGTGAGTTTGAGCCTCAGCAAAGACAGCTATCTGATGAGGGGCTTGGTTCCAGAGGGGAACAGCCTGTCCACAACAGCGAGGAATCTGCCCCAGGGGAAGTGTGAAGACAGCAGGATGAACAGTGAAGGGGGTGAAATGTGAATGAGGAAATGGTGTAAAAGAGAGGCAAAGAGCAGtgagggaaggaaaatggaggaAGGATGGGGCTAGACTAAGGCCAATGAGTGTGCTATTTTCTATCTTATTCCATGAATCAGTTAGGTGATGTAACTTTTTTTATCTGTTATTtctccaattttgtatctaagatAGCACCATTAGGAACCCTCCCTCCACATTATTACCATTACGAGCGATattgcaaacttttcactgtattcttgTACTTGAGAACAGGTGACAATTAACCTAATTCTAAAGTAATTGTACAGGGGCTGATGGGGTTGTGAGTGGGGAGGGATTTGAGGgccattctgaagaaggatcaatGGACCCAAGATGTTAAACTCTGCCTTCACTCATTATTTATAGATGATGTCAGAGATTCTATATTTTTCCAAAAAATTCTGTTTTTTATTtgttttccagcatttgcagatctTTGTGTTTTTTATTTGGAGGGGGAGGCGGGAAGAAATCACAGTCCGACAGCCTTTTGCAGGGACACATCTCCTAGTCCAGCACTGTCCACGTCACAGCCGTTCGGCCTCCCGAATACTGAGCGCCAACGGCCACTGCGCAGCACAGAACTACAACTCCCGGCAGGCATCGCGGACCATCTCCCCTGATTCCACACAGTCGCCACTCAATGCGCAGGTGCTGGGCCCACGTGCGGTATGGGTAATGTAGTTCGGAGCGGAGTTGTGAGAGGTTTAGATGAATTGAGCCGAGTCTCTGTGGAGGGGGAGCTTTCTGGGCTTGGGGCTGCAGTTCAGTCATGTTTGAGGAGATGGTTGTCCTTTCCTCCATCAATCACAGGAAAGTAGTTCCAGAAAAAAAATCTAAATACAAAACCGAAGTTGTGGCcggagaaacgcagcaggtctggcagtatttgtagagggaaaacaaagttaacgtttcagggtGGCTCCTCTTTGGAACTGAAGCGGGCTGGAGGATTGGTGGGAGTGCCTCAAAGTAAAAGGCAAAGGAAGTGTTTACGGTGACAAGAACAGATATAGGTGTGTCTTCTTTCcagggatgctgccagaccgacttgggtttctccagcaatttctgattttgtgatCACAAAGTGTACATGTTTATGGTGGCTGTTAGTAACAGAAAATATGTTAGAAAAAAAACAATTTCCAATGAACAGCTGACGCTGAAAATCGGGAACtaaaacaggaatgggaaaactcagcagttctggtcacatctgtagagagagagagagagagtcgagagtgtggtgctggaaaagcacagcaggtcaggcagcatctgaagagcagcagaatcaacgtttcgggcaagaacccttcatcaggaatgaggtttgtgggccgagggggtagagagataaatggcagggggttggggctgagagtgcgataggtagatggaggtggaggtaaaggtgatagatcagagggtggagcggataggtgggatgaaagatggacaggtcatgagggcaatgtggggttggaaggttggaactgagataaggtgaggagaggggaaatgaggaaactagtgaagtccacattgatgctgtgcggttggaggatcccaaaacagaagatgaggcattcttccttctcCTGTCAGGTGGTTACGGTGTggaaatggaggaggcccaggacctgcacgtctttggcagaatgggagggggagttgaagaatTTGGCCATGgttcagtggggttggttggtgttggtgtcccagagatgttctctgaagcattctgcaagtagacttcctgtctccccagtgtacaggagactgcctcgggagcaatggatacagcaaatgacgtgtggaagtgcaggtaaaactctgacggatgtggaaggctcccttgggggaggtgtgggtgcaggttttgcaattcggATGGTGGCAGGGGAGgttgctgggaggggagggtgggttggtgaggggtgtggacctgacaagggatttgtggagggaatggtctttactgAAATCAAATCGGGTTGAGGAGGGaaatctctggtggtggggtatgtttgtagatggcagaaacggcgaaggatgatgcgatgtatacagaggttggtgggttgAAAGGTGAAGACCCGGGAgtgagggttctgtccttgttgcgttgggaagggtggggtttgagggcggaggtgcgagaagtggatgagatgtgctggagggcatcattgaccatgtgggagggaaaATTGCGATCTTTGAAGGAGACgttcatctggtgtgttctgtggtggaactgttcCTCTTGGGAGCTGATGGGGcaaaggtgaaggaattgggaataagggatagcatttttacaggaggcacggtgggaggaggtgtagtccaagtAGCTGTGGCAGTTGGTGAGTTTGCTAAGATATCCGAATTGAGTCGGTCACCGTTGATGGAgctggagaagtccaggaaggtgagggaggtgtctaagatggttcaggtgaacttcaggtcagggtggaatgtgttggtgaagttgatgaactgttcaacctcctcgtgggagcatgaggcagcaccaatacagtcatcaatgtagcaaagGAAAATGTGgagaatggtgccagtgtaactacagaagatggactgtttcacataaccaacaaagagacaggcatagccgggacccatgcgggtgcccacAGCTACCCCTTTTGGCTGGAAGAGTTCAAAGGAGGAGCTTTtgaaagtgaggaccagttcagacaGACGAATgcgagtgtcagtggaaggatactggtggGGATGCTAGGTGAGGAAGAAAGTTAGGGTTTGGAGGCCTTTGTCATGGCGGATGGATGTATATAGAGACTGGATGCCTTTGGTGAAGATGAGAcactgggggccagggaaacaaaaactcttggaggaggtggagggtgtgggtggtgccCCGAACATATATGAGGAGTTCCTGGAAAAGGAGGCTAGCACAGTATCAAGGTATGTGGAGATGAGTTCAGCGGGCTggaacaggctgagacaatgggtcggccaggccAGTCAGGTTTGTGAGTCTTCGGTCAGAGGTAGAGCTGGgcagtgcagagaaagcagagttctgaagaagggtcatgtACTCGAaccgttaactttgctttctactcacagatgctaccagatctgctcaGTTAGCCTGGAAATTGTGTCAGCTCTGCTTAAATTAAACCCATGAAAACAGGACACTGGGCTGGAAGAGTTGTCAATCTTGACCTACATGCTTGAAAGTTtttgaactcagtgttgagagCTGAATCTATAAAGTGCCCAAAGGAACACTAGGGACTAATTGTCCAGCTTATTGTGCGTATCACTGGAACACTACCCCGGGAAGGTGGTTGTGATGGCTGACGAGTCAGGACGGCGAGCAGGAGGGTGCCATTCTCTTCTGACCTTGCTGAACAAGTGATTAACATGTAACTGGCAGCAGTTTTGAAAAAAGTGTCActcgactcaaaacattaactgcaaTTTCTGTTGACAGActgctgagctttgccagcaatttgtgttttgttTGTGATTGACAGTGAGTTTGGAGGTGGGAGAAAGTGTTTCTTGTTTCTCATCCGTTCACCAGTGGGAACagtctctccctgtgttctgtaCACAACAGCTGCAATCAGTGAGGTTTTACGCAAATGGGACGATGACAAGTTTAAATCCCCACCTGATCTGCTGCTCAAAGTCACCTCCATTTCCCCGGTCAGTTTCCCAAGTTTCAGGAAACTCATGTTGCTGCAGAAATATTTGGATTGACTGTAAGAGACGTCAATCAGAGAGCCCACCCACTCTGCCCATTGTCTGCTCTTTTGAGAGCTGGTTCACATGCCATTGCCTGTCTTTTCTAATTAACATGGTCCTTTCAGACTCAAAATCATCCTCATCCAACATGCTATTTACTCTGCTCCTTTGAATCCCTCCACTCCCCGTCGCTAATAATTTACAGTTTCCCTTAAGAGAATTAGCAAATCTTCCCGCTACAATATTGATCTTTTTCAGTACAAGTGAAAGCCATCCTTTTTCAACAGGCCTTTtctgccccagaagagatcccaatgatccaagaaatGCCACCATGGCATTTCACATCGTCCATCTCTGACACTGtgcttcctttccttgacctctccctctccattTTAGGAAATAAACTGTCCTTTGCCAAC
This Chiloscyllium punctatum isolate Juve2018m chromosome 30, sChiPun1.3, whole genome shotgun sequence DNA region includes the following protein-coding sequences:
- the LOC140455498 gene encoding LOW QUALITY PROTEIN: major histocompatibility complex class I-related gene protein-like (The sequence of the model RefSeq protein was modified relative to this genomic sequence to represent the inferred CDS: inserted 1 base in 1 codon), producing the protein MVRFSVLVSLCGVVYAGSHSLRYFYTAMTPIPGLPEFLAVGYVDDIPIDYYDSDLRKVIPRQRWMAECQGPEYWEQQTQILRSSEHIGLTNIQTALNRTNQSGGIHTVQIMHGCELQDDGKSNGFHQEGWDGQNYISFDKEHMVWVTPVSWGLITKNKWDQDKARNLQRKAYLERTCIEWLKTYLKQGKRELKPIAPQMFLTVDTASATDSAQLSCLVTGFYPRDIEVILLKNDRPIGDTYSTGILPXHNGTYQFRRWAVINLEDRATYSCQYEHSSEGLETRQLVEAFQLSPRSLQGTNDHLNIGIVAAVLVLIGIVVGTVVWRRRGKTAGQDLPLTGGKKKSIYSLANSTDSGESPTTSFPLA